Proteins encoded within one genomic window of Deltaproteobacteria bacterium:
- a CDS encoding replication-associated recombination protein A codes for MELFDKTPVKKTARPSPLAERMRPKTLGEYRGQAHLVGEDKLLKKILASGDMPSLILWGPPGSGKTTLARIIAESSGAEFVSFSAVLSGVKEIRDVTKQAEINLLKGKKTVLFVDEIHRFNKAQQDAFLHHVEDGTITLIGATTENPSFELNAPLLSRCKVLTLERLSDSDILSLLKTALSDNERGLKAQNVEIEDDSLEFIAAFSHGDAREALNTLECAVMMTKPEAERRTVSLDTVKEAMQKKSVLYDKTGEEHYGVISAFIKSMRGSDADAALYWLARMVEAGEDALFIARRMVIFASEDIGNADPEAIRVALSVKDSVDFVGMPEGFIPLAQGVTYLATAPKSNASYMAYLEAKADVERHGALPVPLHLRNAPTKMMKEMGYSKGYKYPHNYEGSKVEQDYMPEKLKGKKYYKPPERKK; via the coding sequence ATGGAACTTTTCGACAAGACACCGGTAAAAAAGACAGCCAGGCCGTCCCCTCTTGCAGAACGCATGCGGCCAAAAACGCTCGGTGAGTACAGGGGCCAGGCCCATCTCGTTGGCGAGGATAAGCTCCTAAAAAAAATACTTGCCTCCGGCGACATGCCCTCACTTATCCTCTGGGGCCCGCCCGGGAGCGGAAAGACCACACTTGCGCGTATTATAGCAGAATCCTCGGGCGCAGAGTTCGTGTCCTTTTCGGCGGTACTTTCCGGGGTAAAGGAAATTCGCGACGTAACCAAACAGGCAGAGATAAACCTTCTTAAGGGCAAGAAGACCGTGCTCTTTGTAGACGAAATCCACCGCTTCAACAAGGCGCAGCAGGACGCCTTCCTTCACCACGTGGAGGACGGCACCATAACGCTAATAGGCGCAACCACCGAGAACCCGTCATTCGAGCTTAACGCGCCGCTTCTATCGAGGTGCAAGGTTCTAACGCTTGAGCGGCTCTCCGACTCAGACATCCTCTCACTTCTCAAAACAGCGCTCTCTGACAATGAACGCGGCCTGAAGGCGCAAAATGTCGAGATAGAGGACGACTCTCTCGAATTTATCGCGGCATTTTCGCACGGAGACGCAAGGGAAGCCCTTAACACCCTCGAATGCGCTGTGATGATGACAAAGCCAGAGGCAGAGAGGCGCACTGTCTCGCTAGATACTGTCAAAGAGGCAATGCAGAAAAAATCCGTGCTCTATGACAAAACAGGCGAAGAGCACTATGGCGTCATATCTGCATTCATAAAGAGCATGCGGGGAAGCGACGCGGACGCTGCATTATACTGGCTTGCGCGCATGGTAGAGGCAGGCGAGGACGCGTTATTTATAGCGAGGAGGATGGTCATATTCGCCTCAGAGGACATAGGCAACGCCGACCCCGAGGCCATAAGGGTTGCGCTCTCGGTAAAGGACTCTGTTGATTTCGTCGGCATGCCAGAAGGGTTTATCCCTCTTGCACAGGGGGTTACCTACCTCGCAACAGCTCCAAAATCAAATGCCTCGTACATGGCATACCTCGAGGCAAAGGCGGATGTCGAGCGACACGGCGCCCTGCCCGTGCCGCTTCATCTTAGGAATGCCCCTACGAAGATGATGAAGGAGATGGGGTACTCCAAGGGCTATAAATACCCTCACAACTACGAAGGCTCGAAGGTCGAACAGGACTACATGCCTGAGAAGCTTAAAGGGAAGAAATACTACAAACCGCCTGAGAGAAAAAAATAG
- a CDS encoding TldD/PmbA family protein, translating to MTSVTGNIDFAKILKKALSRGGSFAEVYIEDTSSTSITLEEDRIEKVVTGRDRGAGVRVIADFKTYYAYTNDLSDSSLLDVASTLAAAVGDGAPVAAMDMRKVRLAPGFGIKSPAEDETLEKKIRLVNLGNKVARGFDKRIKQVKVVYGDGVKKVVVANSLGDHVEENRSSILYLCQAVAEEGGVIQTGYEPVGGVAGFEIFEETPPEKVAEVAARRAVMMLGAKKAPGGKMPVVLSFEAGGTMIHEAVGHGLEADLAQERLSVYSGKVGEKVASSLITVIDDGTIPFKRGSGFFDGEGSPTKRTVLVENGVLKTYMYDRLTAMKDNVESTGNGRRESYHHRPIVRMTNTMIAPGKDDPAAILKSVDKGLFVKKMGGGQVNTVNGDFVFEVTEGYLIENGVVGELVRGATLTGNGPEVLKNIDMVGNDLGFGIGTCGKDGQGVPVADAQPTLRIPDITVGGAVGKE from the coding sequence ATGACATCTGTTACAGGCAATATCGATTTTGCAAAGATTCTTAAAAAAGCCCTTTCAAGGGGCGGCTCTTTTGCAGAGGTGTATATAGAGGACACGTCGTCTACGTCAATCACCCTTGAAGAGGACAGGATAGAGAAGGTAGTTACAGGGCGCGACCGCGGCGCAGGGGTGCGCGTTATAGCCGACTTTAAGACCTATTACGCATATACCAATGATTTAAGCGACTCCTCGCTTCTTGACGTTGCCTCCACACTTGCCGCTGCGGTTGGGGACGGCGCGCCGGTAGCTGCCATGGACATGCGTAAGGTGCGCCTGGCCCCGGGGTTTGGCATAAAGAGCCCGGCAGAGGATGAAACCCTCGAGAAAAAGATACGTCTCGTGAACCTTGGCAATAAGGTGGCAAGGGGGTTCGATAAAAGGATAAAGCAGGTAAAGGTAGTATACGGCGACGGCGTTAAGAAGGTCGTAGTTGCCAATTCCCTTGGCGACCATGTCGAGGAAAATAGAAGTTCGATACTCTACCTTTGCCAGGCCGTTGCCGAAGAGGGCGGCGTCATACAGACCGGGTACGAGCCGGTCGGAGGGGTTGCGGGGTTCGAGATATTCGAGGAAACGCCGCCAGAGAAGGTCGCAGAGGTCGCGGCAAGACGCGCTGTCATGATGCTTGGCGCGAAAAAGGCTCCTGGCGGAAAGATGCCGGTCGTTCTTTCATTCGAGGCAGGCGGGACGATGATACATGAGGCCGTTGGGCACGGGCTTGAGGCAGACCTTGCGCAGGAGCGGCTCTCTGTGTATTCTGGGAAGGTCGGCGAGAAGGTCGCAAGCAGCCTCATTACGGTCATAGACGACGGCACAATACCCTTTAAGCGCGGCTCCGGGTTCTTCGATGGCGAGGGAAGCCCGACAAAGAGAACGGTGCTTGTCGAGAACGGCGTTTTGAAGACATACATGTACGACCGCCTGACAGCGATGAAGGATAATGTCGAATCTACCGGCAACGGCAGACGCGAGTCCTACCACCACAGGCCAATTGTACGCATGACCAATACGATGATAGCGCCTGGTAAGGACGACCCTGCCGCAATACTCAAGTCAGTAGATAAGGGCCTCTTTGTCAAAAAAATGGGCGGAGGCCAGGTCAATACCGTTAACGGGGATTTTGTTTTCGAGGTAACCGAGGGCTACCTTATAGAGAACGGTGTTGTCGGAGAGCTCGTTCGCGGCGCAACGCTTACCGGAAACGGCCCCGAGGTGCTAAAGAACATCGATATGGTCGGAAATGACCTTGGCTTCGGCATCGGCACCTGCGGCAAGGACGGACAGGGCGTACCGGTTGCGGATGCGCAGCCTACTCTAAGAATTCCGGATATAACCGTTGGCGGCGCGGTGGGTAAAGAGTAG
- a CDS encoding thioredoxin family protein: MKRLRILTIAFAITLISALPALAEIYKWTDDKGEVYYSMDKESIPPKYLPKAEVVKGGTVNIIETPKTPASTTTNTTSATTTNNRLDSTWRNGRSGHDDAVDSRPSHKKPVLVYFYTDWCPYCKKLESSVLSSPDVVNALKDVKKVRINPEKGKDEYTLATKYGVTYYPSLFIITPKNPAPRRVNSHWSEDSFIAEINASK, translated from the coding sequence ATGAAAAGACTGCGCATACTGACAATTGCCTTTGCCATTACGCTTATCTCGGCCCTCCCTGCCCTTGCGGAAATATATAAATGGACCGATGACAAGGGCGAGGTCTACTATTCCATGGACAAGGAAAGCATCCCGCCCAAATACCTGCCCAAGGCCGAGGTGGTAAAGGGCGGCACTGTCAATATAATAGAGACCCCGAAAACCCCGGCCTCTACGACTACGAACACCACGTCCGCCACGACAACAAACAACCGCCTCGATTCCACATGGAGAAACGGCAGGAGCGGCCACGACGACGCGGTGGACTCGCGCCCGAGCCACAAAAAGCCGGTGCTCGTGTACTTCTACACGGACTGGTGCCCGTACTGTAAAAAACTCGAATCGAGCGTGCTTAGCTCGCCAGACGTAGTAAACGCGCTAAAGGACGTGAAAAAGGTGCGCATAAACCCTGAAAAAGGCAAGGACGAGTACACGCTTGCGACCAAGTACGGGGTAACGTATTATCCCTCTCTCTTCATAATAACGCCAAAGAACCCTGCGCCAAGACGCGTTAATTCGCACTGGAGCGAGGACTCGTTCATCGCGGAAATCAACGCATCGAAATAA
- a CDS encoding tellurite resistance/C4-dicarboxylate transporter family protein → MTTEELEHRDWHGYRLKWLQGLYPGYFAMTMATGIISVGFDVLGMTRFSDFMAVMALLTFVAVCGVYAWRIAKFPGAVWGDLLNPRLTFNFFTFVAATCIVGMILYTHGYEKTAFAFWILALIAWAALLYCSFGVLTIFHREKGINIMDGAWLICIVGTQSLVLLGLKVITEVGEYDKLMMLCLFLLWGLGLMLYAILVVLFSYRIFFLEMKTEDYTPQMWVIMGAAAISANAGSGLDMASPLITVLYEVHAVIDAIALLTWGWATWWIPLLLVIGFWRRYVKDIPFTYDPRQWSIVFPLGMYTVASYQISLAAEFEPLHQVSHYMIWAAIFVWSLLMIALLRRIFAWLFLKRPVSAS, encoded by the coding sequence ATGACTACGGAAGAACTCGAACATAGGGATTGGCACGGCTATAGGCTTAAGTGGCTTCAAGGGCTCTACCCAGGCTACTTTGCCATGACCATGGCAACCGGCATAATATCGGTTGGCTTCGACGTGCTCGGCATGACGCGGTTCTCTGACTTCATGGCCGTGATGGCGCTTTTGACCTTTGTTGCCGTTTGCGGCGTGTATGCGTGGCGCATAGCGAAGTTCCCCGGGGCCGTGTGGGGCGATTTACTCAACCCCCGCCTTACCTTCAATTTTTTTACCTTTGTCGCTGCTACCTGTATCGTAGGGATGATACTCTACACGCACGGGTATGAAAAAACAGCCTTCGCCTTCTGGATACTGGCCCTTATAGCGTGGGCAGCGCTCTTGTACTGCAGCTTCGGAGTGCTCACCATATTCCACCGCGAAAAGGGCATCAATATAATGGACGGCGCGTGGTTGATCTGCATTGTAGGCACGCAGTCGCTCGTGCTCCTCGGGCTAAAGGTCATCACCGAGGTAGGCGAGTACGACAAGCTCATGATGCTTTGTCTTTTTCTTCTCTGGGGCCTGGGTCTCATGCTCTACGCCATACTGGTGGTGCTTTTTTCATACCGCATATTCTTTCTCGAGATGAAGACCGAGGACTACACCCCTCAGATGTGGGTAATCATGGGCGCAGCAGCGATAAGCGCGAACGCCGGAAGCGGCCTTGACATGGCCTCGCCGCTCATAACGGTATTATACGAGGTGCATGCCGTGATAGACGCAATCGCCCTTCTTACATGGGGCTGGGCAACGTGGTGGATACCTCTTCTTCTCGTAATCGGGTTCTGGAGGCGGTATGTAAAGGACATACCGTTTACATACGATCCGAGGCAGTGGAGCATCGTATTTCCGCTTGGCATGTATACGGTTGCAAGTTACCAGATTTCCCTTGCAGCCGAGTTCGAGCCCCTGCATCAGGTGTCGCACTACATGATATGGGCGGCGATATTCGTCTGGTCGCTTCTTATGATAGCGCTTTTGAGGCGCATTTTTGCGTGGCTTTTTCTGAAAAGGCCGGTTTCGGCAAGTTGA
- a CDS encoding phospholipid scramblase family protein: MAIRIYRHKAKENSMKILDAQAKLSIRQKKEWGEILSGFDFRNKYSIFDESGKEVLIAGETGGSITGWLARLFLKSMRPFTIEILDTDGKATLTIKRPFRFYYHSVDVLHPDGRIAGSVKREFSILRRKYTVKDAMGLPMYSLFGPILKPWTFFINENEKEAGKIVKNWSGALKEVFSAADNFGVEFPTSANAEKKAVLLGAVFLIDFMYFERHN, encoded by the coding sequence ATGGCTATAAGAATTTACCGGCACAAAGCAAAGGAGAATTCCATGAAGATATTGGACGCGCAGGCAAAACTCTCTATAAGGCAGAAAAAGGAATGGGGCGAGATACTCTCCGGGTTCGACTTCAGGAATAAGTACTCCATATTCGACGAAAGCGGCAAAGAGGTGCTCATCGCCGGCGAAACAGGCGGCTCGATAACAGGCTGGCTCGCAAGATTATTTCTAAAATCCATGCGGCCCTTCACAATAGAGATACTCGATACGGACGGCAAGGCCACCCTAACAATAAAGCGGCCTTTTCGTTTTTATTACCACTCTGTCGACGTGCTTCATCCGGATGGAAGGATTGCTGGCTCGGTAAAAAGGGAGTTCTCGATACTAAGGCGCAAATACACGGTCAAGGACGCCATGGGCCTGCCCATGTACTCCTTATTTGGCCCCATACTCAAGCCCTGGACATTCTTCATAAACGAGAACGAAAAAGAAGCAGGAAAGATAGTAAAGAACTGGTCTGGCGCGCTAAAGGAGGTCTTCTCTGCGGCAGACAACTTCGGTGTCGAGTTCCCTACCTCGGCAAACGCTGAGAAAAAGGCAGTGCTCCTTGGCGCGGTCTTTCTAATAGACTTCATGTACTTCGAAAGGCATAATTAA
- the bioB gene encoding biotin synthase BioB, translating to MHELLKKARALGEKAVGLDAKDALRAAKEADMFALLTVTDAIRRFHKGVEINLCGIVNAKSGLCKEDCSFCAQSAKYLANSPEYPMLSSDEIAEKAMEAARGGAREFSIVTSGTKVSKGSDVEKLRGAIKKINTETGLESCASLGIMDEETLLSLKEAGLHSYHHNLETSRSFFPKVCTTHAYDEDLDTIKRAKKLGFYVCSGGIFGLGESWDDRVELAVTLKDAGTDCVPINFLNPRPGTPLEGAKNLTPEECLRIIALFRLMMPANDIIVCGGRQVNLKTLQPLIFAAGANGMMVGNYLTTKGSPVEDDMAMLKDLGLRPRGK from the coding sequence ATGCACGAACTACTAAAAAAAGCTCGGGCTCTTGGCGAGAAGGCCGTTGGACTGGATGCAAAGGACGCGCTTAGAGCAGCCAAAGAGGCCGATATGTTTGCCCTGCTTACTGTTACGGACGCCATACGCCGCTTTCATAAAGGTGTGGAGATAAACCTCTGCGGCATAGTGAACGCAAAGAGCGGGCTTTGCAAGGAAGACTGTTCATTTTGCGCGCAATCGGCAAAGTACTTAGCCAATAGCCCCGAGTACCCGATGCTCTCCTCCGACGAAATAGCTGAAAAAGCAATGGAGGCTGCGAGAGGCGGAGCAAGAGAGTTCTCGATAGTCACAAGCGGCACGAAGGTGTCGAAAGGCTCGGACGTAGAAAAGCTTCGCGGCGCAATCAAGAAAATAAATACGGAAACCGGGCTCGAGAGCTGTGCTTCGCTTGGCATAATGGATGAGGAAACCCTGCTCTCTCTAAAAGAAGCGGGGCTGCACAGCTACCACCACAACCTCGAGACATCGAGAAGCTTTTTCCCGAAGGTCTGCACTACACATGCTTACGATGAAGACTTAGACACCATAAAACGCGCAAAGAAGCTCGGGTTCTACGTGTGCTCGGGCGGGATATTCGGCCTTGGCGAGTCCTGGGACGACAGAGTCGAGCTTGCCGTGACATTAAAGGACGCTGGAACCGACTGCGTGCCGATAAACTTCTTAAACCCGAGGCCGGGCACGCCGCTAGAAGGCGCAAAAAACCTGACCCCCGAGGAATGCCTTCGCATAATCGCGCTATTTCGTCTGATGATGCCTGCAAACGATATAATAGTTTGCGGCGGCAGGCAGGTGAACCTTAAAACCCTTCAGCCCCTCATATTCGCAGCCGGCGCAAA
- a CDS encoding HAMP domain-containing histidine kinase: MSDKRETYFASAERSTDKELERDITFVANSALVDGILKTVGGMFVVLNDKRQIVAINDEMLKALGIEEVKKVFGMRLGEAIKCIYSHDMPGGCGTSEYCSTCGATIAIVTTLDKITGVEKDCSITIEQSGGKSDIYLRVKTAPLEYNGRTFCLVFMQDLTYFKRWAALEQVFFHDISNIVSSLLCTSELLWEQQKDKDGNLSSELMRMSSYLANEVSMQRMLVNMERDVYRPDMRVIAVKDVVNELFAMYSNHASAKEKKVSIAPVPEAYISTDRYMILRVLGNMLVNAFEASEPGESVGLSVEVVDGEVMLCVTNNAVIPEPLTKRIFQRNFSTKSEIGRGIGTYSMKLFGEEFLDGKVGFTSRKGEGTKFFISLKAADKSA; this comes from the coding sequence ATGAGCGATAAAAGAGAGACATATTTCGCATCTGCAGAGCGGAGCACGGATAAGGAACTCGAAAGAGATATCACGTTCGTTGCCAACAGCGCCCTTGTAGACGGCATACTAAAGACCGTTGGCGGCATGTTCGTTGTCTTAAACGACAAGCGGCAGATAGTTGCGATAAACGACGAGATGCTAAAGGCCCTTGGCATAGAGGAAGTCAAGAAGGTCTTTGGCATGAGGCTTGGCGAGGCCATAAAGTGCATCTACTCGCACGATATGCCCGGCGGGTGCGGCACTAGCGAGTACTGCTCTACCTGCGGAGCAACGATTGCCATCGTCACGACCCTCGATAAGATAACCGGCGTTGAGAAGGACTGCTCCATCACTATCGAGCAGTCTGGCGGCAAGTCCGATATTTATTTAAGGGTGAAGACCGCGCCGCTTGAGTATAACGGGCGCACATTCTGTCTTGTTTTCATGCAGGACCTTACATATTTCAAGCGCTGGGCCGCGCTCGAGCAGGTGTTCTTCCACGACATAAGCAACATCGTAAGCTCGCTTCTTTGCACCTCGGAGCTTCTCTGGGAACAGCAAAAAGACAAGGACGGAAACCTTTCTAGCGAGTTGATGCGCATGTCGTCGTACCTCGCAAACGAGGTCTCCATGCAGCGCATGCTTGTTAACATGGAGCGCGACGTCTACAGGCCCGATATGCGCGTTATTGCGGTAAAGGACGTTGTAAACGAGCTCTTTGCCATGTATTCCAACCATGCCTCTGCCAAAGAGAAAAAGGTCTCCATAGCTCCGGTGCCAGAGGCATATATTTCGACCGACCGTTACATGATACTTAGGGTGCTTGGCAACATGCTCGTTAATGCCTTTGAGGCAAGCGAGCCGGGAGAGTCGGTTGGCTTGTCTGTAGAGGTCGTGGACGGCGAGGTCATGCTTTGCGTGACAAACAACGCCGTAATCCCCGAGCCGCTAACAAAAAGGATATTTCAGCGAAACTTCAGCACGAAGTCCGAGATAGGGCGCGGCATAGGCACATACTCGATGAAGCTCTTTGGCGAGGAGTTCCTTGACGGCAAGGTAGGTTTTACAAGCAGGAAGGGCGAGGGCACCAAGTTCTTTATCTCGCTAAAGGCCGCGGATAAGTCCGCATAA